The Chitinophagales bacterium genome has a segment encoding these proteins:
- a CDS encoding sulfotransferase family 2 domain-containing protein, with protein sequence MKYVINKIKYKFDIWNYHQLLIDHHKKIIITLFPKCMCETTRRYIVSHYSNNTNIWEAAKEYTILYQKIHLYKDYTKIAIIRNPIKRIVSAYVSKFIYPYSHNIFIPQAKEIINHYTKNFNDGISFNQFINYITSYNVNKLNHHWKPYSLMFKKKHFDRFFTVSNNKQLELFLQQLGYFKTLNDVKNNKSFMKKIDIDFKVDNFTFKDFKNQFDVFNETPKYNYFITDENKQKIEALYSSDLALFNQVEKIRL encoded by the coding sequence ATGAAATATGTAATAAATAAAATTAAATACAAATTTGACATTTGGAATTACCATCAACTATTAATTGACCATCATAAAAAAATAATAATAACCTTATTTCCCAAATGCATGTGCGAAACAACAAGAAGATATATAGTAAGTCACTATTCTAATAATACTAATATTTGGGAAGCAGCAAAAGAATATACTATTTTATATCAAAAAATACATTTATATAAAGATTATACAAAAATTGCAATTATTAGAAATCCTATTAAAAGAATTGTTTCTGCGTATGTAAGTAAATTTATTTACCCCTACTCACATAATATTTTTATACCTCAAGCAAAGGAAATAATTAATCATTATACTAAAAATTTTAATGATGGCATAAGCTTTAACCAGTTTATAAATTATATTACAAGTTATAATGTAAATAAACTAAATCATCACTGGAAACCATATAGTTTAATGTTTAAAAAGAAACATTTTGATCGTTTTTTTACAGTATCGAACAATAAACAGTTAGAGCTTTTTTTACAACAACTAGGATATTTTAAAACTTTAAATGATGTAAAAAACAATAAATCCTTTATGAAGAAAATTGATATTGATTTTAAAGTTGATAATTTTACTTTTAAAGATTTTAAAAACCAGTTTGATGTATTTAATGAAACACCAAAATATAATTACTTTATAACTGATGAAAATAAGCAAAAAATAGAAGCACTCTATTCTAGTGATTTAGCTCTATTTAATCAAGTTGAAAAAATAAGATTATAA
- a CDS encoding FkbM family methyltransferase, with protein sequence MNRKEYIENKKLEKHEKLLNKLFNKEYDLIIFDIGACEGESSIRYKQQFKNAQIHLFEPLPNNVKLIEDNIKTYQVNNFIVTQKCLSNQLGKVDFFVSSGNPNNIDNNEDWDYGNKSSSLLEPNKTLEIHDWLKFKDKIEVETSTIDNYCAEKKITTIDFIHMDVQGAELMVLEGAKSMLQKIQAIWLEVENVELYKNQPIKTDIEAFLENNNFIKVIDTVNDVAGDQFWVNQQLYSKKTIVVKINILKYRLLKQYRKIYNLIFST encoded by the coding sequence ATGAATCGTAAAGAATATATAGAAAACAAAAAATTAGAAAAACATGAAAAATTATTAAATAAATTATTTAATAAAGAATATGATTTGATAATTTTTGATATTGGAGCATGTGAAGGTGAAAGTTCTATTAGGTATAAACAACAATTTAAAAATGCTCAAATTCATTTATTTGAACCATTGCCAAACAATGTAAAACTAATTGAAGATAATATAAAGACATACCAAGTTAATAACTTTATAGTTACTCAAAAATGTTTATCCAATCAACTTGGAAAAGTAGATTTCTTTGTATCATCTGGAAATCCTAATAATATAGATAATAACGAAGATTGGGATTATGGCAATAAAAGCAGTTCTTTACTTGAACCTAATAAAACATTAGAAATACATGACTGGTTAAAGTTTAAAGATAAAATAGAAGTAGAAACATCAACTATAGATAATTATTGTGCCGAAAAAAAGATAACTACAATAGATTTTATACATATGGATGTACAAGGTGCAGAGTTAATGGTGTTAGAAGGTGCCAAATCAATGTTACAAAAAATTCAAGCTATTTGGTTAGAAGTAGAAAATGTTGAGTTGTATAAAAATCAACCAATAAAAACAGATATAGAAGCGTTTTTAGAAAACAACAACTTTATTAAAGTAATTGATACAGTTAATGATGTAGCTGGAGATCAGTTTTGGGTAAATCAACAACTGTATAGTAAAAAAACAATAGTTGTGAAAATAAATATTTTAAAATATAGGCTATTGAAACAATATAGAAAAATTTATAATCTTATTTTTTCAACTTGA